One genomic segment of Acinetobacter sp. C26M includes these proteins:
- a CDS encoding FliM/FliN family flagellar motor switch protein translates to MTTQINEINLPSLREAIDSNSPNLIDKLAVVEQVEVELIVEVGSAKLTIGELLSLKQGSLVKLDQSIDEPLKLYLKDHLVGYGKLVAVDDVLGFQITQLNQHSA, encoded by the coding sequence GTGACTACTCAAATCAATGAAATTAATTTACCAAGTTTGCGGGAAGCTATTGATAGCAATTCTCCCAATTTAATTGATAAGCTAGCAGTTGTAGAACAAGTTGAAGTTGAGCTTATAGTGGAGGTCGGTTCAGCAAAACTAACAATTGGTGAGTTATTAAGTTTAAAACAAGGTAGTCTAGTTAAGTTGGATCAATCTATTGATGAACCTTTAAAATTGTACTTAAAAGATCATTTAGTTGGATATGGTAAATTAGTCGCTGTGGATGATGTACTTGGATTCCAAATTACACAATTAAATCAACATAGTGCTTAA
- a CDS encoding TetR/AcrR family transcriptional regulator, with protein sequence MDVKDKKRGRPTRDQGGLDKEVIINTAKVLMLDTGKIPTIRQLASLLKVDAMAMYHYFKNKEDLLEAVTISLISDIYRPSNSSCWQGELEQLCLSYLNLLKQYSGLLETLLGMTSTGPAIVFQNRYLKIISGLNLDDEAKVQSLNLLVDYLHGFALAMKCNQSKQPLLIDDIKGPLSLICKILI encoded by the coding sequence ATGGATGTCAAGGATAAAAAAAGAGGTCGGCCAACCAGAGATCAAGGGGGCTTGGATAAAGAGGTGATTATAAACACAGCCAAAGTATTGATGCTGGATACAGGTAAAATACCCACTATTCGGCAATTGGCATCGCTTCTCAAGGTCGATGCCATGGCAATGTATCATTATTTTAAAAATAAAGAGGATTTACTTGAAGCTGTAACAATATCTTTAATCAGTGACATTTATCGTCCGTCAAATAGCAGTTGCTGGCAAGGCGAACTAGAGCAACTCTGTTTGAGTTACCTAAATTTATTAAAACAATATTCAGGTCTATTAGAAACGCTATTAGGAATGACAAGCACTGGTCCTGCTATCGTTTTTCAAAATCGCTACTTAAAAATTATTTCGGGCCTAAATTTAGATGACGAGGCCAAGGTGCAAAGTTTGAATTTACTGGTTGACTATTTGCATGGATTTGCTTTGGCAATGAAATGTAATCAATCAAAACAGCCTTTATTGATAGACGATATCAAAGGACCGCTTTCATTGATCTGTAAAATTTTAATTTGA
- a CDS encoding FliM/FliN family flagellar motor C-terminal domain-containing protein, protein MKYGLGFLTKKEKSQLIAIISRSMIKWYEEWISSDIVPDIQLEECSDASHELLNFDFYCLDDNKPIVGFLKNDNDIWINILFENIKNIVPNDSVTAFLIERAKRDLLAKFYTNSGLKEFGSNLVAMNDVVFCGTPIIAYVRLGTKSFKLLLDSGFLNNKDEISLSKTSLSQKSFDSEVVVIQTKFILDKLSVSDFVDIQVGDVIKSNHRIAQPFSVFCRDNQIALAALGQTENHRAILLTSNHEIKK, encoded by the coding sequence ATGAAATATGGTTTAGGTTTTCTTACGAAAAAAGAAAAAAGCCAACTAATAGCAATTATTAGTCGATCAATGATTAAGTGGTATGAGGAATGGATAAGTTCAGATATTGTACCAGATATACAGCTTGAGGAATGCTCTGATGCTTCTCATGAGTTATTAAATTTTGATTTTTATTGTTTAGATGATAATAAACCTATTGTCGGTTTTCTAAAAAATGATAATGATATCTGGATTAATATATTGTTTGAAAATATTAAGAATATAGTTCCTAATGATAGTGTAACTGCATTCTTAATCGAGAGGGCTAAAAGAGATTTACTTGCTAAGTTTTATACTAATAGTGGTTTAAAAGAATTTGGTAGTAATCTAGTTGCGATGAATGATGTTGTCTTTTGCGGTACTCCAATTATTGCTTATGTTCGATTAGGTACAAAAAGCTTTAAATTATTATTGGATTCTGGGTTTCTGAATAATAAGGATGAAATAAGCTTATCCAAAACTTCTTTATCTCAAAAATCTTTTGATAGTGAAGTTGTAGTCATACAAACTAAATTTATATTAGATAAATTATCTGTTTCAGATTTTGTTGATATACAAGTTGGTGACGTTATTAAATCAAATCATCGTATTGCTCAACCTTTTAGCGTATTTTGTAGGGATAATCAAATTGCTTTAGCCGCTTTGGGTCAAACAGAAAATCACCGAGCAATTCTATTAACATCGAATCATGAGATTAAAAAGTGA
- a CDS encoding amino acid permease: MSNSSPQLKRGLKNRHIQLIAMGGAVGTGLFLGSAQAIQSAGPSIILGYAIVGLIAFLIMRQMGEMIVEEPVAGSFSYFSQKYWGNFAGFLSGWNYWVVYILVAMTELTAIAKYIHYWWPHIPAWISTLFFFIVVTCLNLGNVKFYGESEFWLAIIKVVAVISMIAFGLYLLLTAGTDSTASFTNLWLHGGFFPHGFSGLFYMLAFLMFAFGGIELIGMTAAEAENPEKSIPQAINQVIFRILVFYVASLAIIMSLIPWNQLDLGGLDKSPFVMIFSQLGINWAAHLLNFIILTAALSVYNSGMYANSRMLFGLAVQGNAPKIFAKVTKQGVPMPAVIFSSVLIFGCVLLNYFVPEQALSHLMYMAVAALVLNWAIISFTHLKFKRAVLQEGKTVKFPAMFSPFSNYLVLAFIVMILYIMWTQGFKESVILIPVWIMFMFGLFKVLKWNKSL, encoded by the coding sequence TTGAGTAATTCCTCTCCCCAATTAAAACGTGGACTAAAAAACCGCCATATCCAATTGATTGCGATGGGTGGTGCTGTGGGTACAGGTCTGTTTTTAGGCTCAGCTCAGGCAATCCAGTCCGCAGGCCCTTCGATTATTTTAGGCTATGCCATTGTCGGTTTGATCGCATTCCTTATCATGCGACAAATGGGTGAAATGATTGTAGAAGAACCTGTCGCGGGTTCGTTCAGCTATTTCTCACAAAAGTATTGGGGAAACTTTGCTGGCTTCTTATCGGGTTGGAATTACTGGGTGGTTTATATTTTAGTGGCAATGACTGAGCTGACAGCGATTGCCAAATATATCCACTATTGGTGGCCACATATACCTGCATGGATCTCGACTTTGTTCTTCTTCATTGTCGTCACCTGCTTAAATCTGGGTAATGTGAAGTTTTATGGTGAATCCGAATTCTGGTTAGCCATTATCAAAGTGGTTGCCGTTATTTCCATGATTGCCTTCGGTTTGTACCTATTACTGACTGCTGGTACTGATTCAACCGCAAGCTTTACCAATTTATGGCTACACGGCGGATTTTTTCCGCATGGCTTCTCAGGCTTATTTTATATGTTAGCCTTTTTAATGTTTGCCTTTGGCGGCATTGAATTGATTGGGATGACTGCCGCTGAAGCAGAGAATCCAGAAAAAAGTATTCCACAAGCCATTAATCAGGTGATTTTCCGAATTTTGGTTTTTTATGTGGCATCACTGGCGATCATCATGTCATTGATTCCTTGGAATCAACTTGATCTGGGTGGTTTGGACAAAAGCCCTTTCGTCATGATTTTCAGTCAATTGGGTATAAATTGGGCTGCACATTTACTTAATTTTATTATTTTGACCGCTGCACTCTCTGTTTATAACAGCGGAATGTATGCCAATAGTCGTATGCTGTTTGGACTTGCAGTACAAGGTAATGCACCTAAAATTTTTGCAAAAGTCACAAAACAAGGCGTACCTATGCCCGCAGTGATTTTTTCTTCAGTTTTGATTTTTGGCTGTGTATTACTGAACTATTTTGTTCCAGAACAAGCATTAAGCCACCTCATGTATATGGCTGTAGCAGCATTGGTTTTAAACTGGGCGATCATTAGTTTTACTCATTTAAAATTTAAACGCGCTGTTCTGCAAGAAGGCAAAACAGTCAAATTCCCAGCAATGTTTTCACCCTTCAGTAACTATTTGGTTCTCGCATTTATCGTGATGATTTTATATATCATGTGGACACAAGGCTTTAAGGAATCTGTGATTCTGATTCCTGTCTGGATCATGTTTATGTTCGGACTATTTAAAGTTTTGAAATGGAATAAATCACTTTAA
- the xseB gene encoding exodeoxyribonuclease VII small subunit: MSKKELSFQEGYQLLKKNAELLEAQDEPDIDNLMKIVEESMNAYKACKSRVDAVQQALNETFKES, translated from the coding sequence ATGAGTAAAAAAGAGTTAAGCTTTCAGGAAGGTTATCAACTGTTAAAAAAGAATGCGGAACTGTTAGAAGCACAAGACGAGCCTGATATTGATAATCTTATGAAGATTGTTGAAGAATCAATGAATGCATACAAAGCATGTAAATCACGTGTAGATGCCGTGCAACAAGCATTGAATGAAACCTTTAAAGAGAGTTAA
- a CDS encoding phosphoethanolamine--lipid A transferase: MLWLKKIFGRDISLLRFNFILAIWLGLFLNFSFFMKIQDLTPYSGFERFLFLIASILVVIFTYNFVFQIFNWRWTAKPIAICLILIGGFSSYTVTSLGVWITSDQIQNLMQTNFTEARDLWSWYLLVWIFGLIILPIFVVAMVKIRPETKQFIFQFTKKILTAVVSLSIVIVMLFIFYVDFAAIFRENRSLKGMISPQNMISSFISYYKKKAPKKNQALISYGEDARILQRENALPKLMVLVVGETARAENFSLNGYNKLTNPEMAQQDILNFSKVSSCGTATAVSVPCMFSGMPRKSYDERLAIRREGLLDIAQRAGYQVTWIENNSGCKGVCDRVETYKIAEPIQKKWCKGGECFDEILIDSLKSYLQSIPQGDTQPRLLVLHQLGSHGPAYYKRVPAQFKVFRPTCDTNAIQGCSREALQNTYDNTLLYTDYILSQLVETLKQNTQYETGLWYLSDHGESTGESGMYLHGAPYLIAPQQQTHIPMIMWFSARWKQSNPEQIKCLSKQNNNELSQDNLFPTMLSLLDIKTKVIDVETDMLATCSNIVSKVN; the protein is encoded by the coding sequence ATGCTTTGGCTTAAAAAAATATTTGGAAGAGATATTTCACTATTAAGGTTTAATTTTATACTGGCAATCTGGTTAGGTCTTTTTTTAAATTTTTCATTCTTTATGAAAATTCAAGACCTAACCCCTTATTCAGGTTTTGAACGCTTTTTATTTCTAATTGCTTCTATATTGGTGGTGATTTTTACATATAATTTTGTATTTCAAATTTTTAATTGGCGTTGGACAGCAAAACCCATTGCGATTTGTCTTATTTTAATTGGTGGATTTTCATCTTATACCGTGACTTCACTTGGTGTGTGGATTACCTCTGATCAAATCCAAAATTTGATGCAAACTAACTTTACAGAAGCACGAGACCTTTGGTCTTGGTATCTTTTGGTCTGGATATTTGGGTTGATTATTCTCCCCATTTTTGTTGTTGCGATGGTTAAGATTAGACCTGAAACTAAGCAATTTATATTTCAATTTACCAAAAAAATTCTAACTGCTGTTGTTTCTTTATCCATTGTCATCGTTATGCTGTTTATTTTCTATGTCGATTTTGCAGCAATTTTCCGTGAAAATCGTAGTTTAAAAGGAATGATTTCGCCACAAAACATGATTAGCTCTTTTATTTCATATTACAAAAAGAAGGCACCCAAAAAGAATCAAGCTTTGATCAGTTATGGTGAAGATGCGAGGATTTTACAGCGTGAAAATGCATTACCCAAGCTAATGGTACTTGTTGTGGGTGAAACAGCCAGAGCGGAAAATTTCTCTTTAAATGGATACAACAAACTCACCAATCCTGAAATGGCTCAACAGGACATATTGAATTTTTCTAAAGTGAGTTCGTGCGGAACGGCAACGGCTGTTTCTGTTCCATGTATGTTTTCGGGAATGCCACGTAAATCCTATGATGAGCGCTTAGCCATCCGTAGAGAGGGCTTGCTTGATATTGCGCAACGTGCTGGTTATCAGGTCACTTGGATTGAAAATAATTCTGGTTGTAAGGGCGTTTGTGATCGGGTTGAGACGTATAAGATTGCAGAACCGATTCAGAAAAAGTGGTGTAAAGGCGGGGAATGTTTTGATGAGATCCTAATTGATAGTTTGAAATCCTATCTACAATCTATTCCTCAAGGGGATACACAACCTCGTTTGCTTGTATTACATCAATTAGGGAGTCATGGCCCAGCCTATTACAAGCGAGTACCAGCCCAATTTAAAGTCTTTAGACCCACATGTGATACCAATGCCATTCAAGGATGTAGCCGTGAAGCTTTGCAAAATACCTATGACAATACTTTGTTATATACCGATTATATCTTGAGCCAACTGGTTGAAACGCTAAAACAGAATACACAGTATGAAACTGGCTTATGGTATTTGTCTGATCATGGGGAGTCCACAGGTGAAAGTGGTATGTATTTACATGGCGCACCTTATCTGATAGCACCTCAACAGCAGACGCATATTCCGATGATCATGTGGTTTTCTGCACGCTGGAAACAGTCCAATCCTGAGCAGATAAAATGTTTGTCGAAACAAAATAATAATGAATTGAGTCAGGATAATTTATTTCCAACCATGTTGAGTTTGTTAGATATAAAAACAAAAGTTATTGATGTTGAAACGGATATGCTGGCGACTTGTTCGAATATTGTGAGTAAGGTTAATTAA
- a CDS encoding potassium transporter Kup: MQNTTKKAALPATALAALGVVFGDIGTSPLYALKESFHAAHGLGIQPENVLGILSIIFWCLMLIISIKYIAIVMRADNNGEGGIMALLALNLRKAKLSDTKKIYLIAIGFIGASLFFGDGIITPAISVLSAVEGLSIATNVLDPFIVPIAIVIVITLFLMQKHGTAFVGKFFGPITLVWFLSLGILGIASVIQTPVVLGMVSPHWAIQFIFTHPVQSFFIMGAVVLTVTGGEALYADMGHFGPRPIRFGWFSVVLPCLVLNYAGQGALLLRNPAAIENPFYLLVPSWALYPMIILATMAAVIASQAVISGVFSLARQAIQLGYLPRLSIKHTSDSEEGQIYVPFLNWLLLIAILILILIFQTSSNLASAYGLAVTLTMLCDTILVAVFIYYAWKWSLPKVFLLIIPFFILESVLVAAASLKIFAGGWVPLLIGAVAIVILMTWKRGRELTFAKLEHDTLSLDLFLKSIGDSVYRVPGDAIFLTGTPNVVPHAMLHNIKHNKVLHERNILVTVVIEDVPFVPQEERIHVETLDQQFYRIKIFYGFKDEPNVPRALAQAYEQLEFEYDLMQISFFISRERIMHSVGDGMAPWREHLFISMQRNTSPVSDFYQIPTNRVVELGSQIEI; this comes from the coding sequence ATGCAAAATACTACAAAAAAAGCAGCATTGCCTGCCACAGCGTTGGCAGCGCTTGGGGTGGTCTTTGGAGATATCGGAACAAGTCCTCTCTATGCGTTAAAGGAATCCTTCCATGCCGCTCATGGTTTAGGAATTCAACCTGAAAATGTATTAGGCATTTTGTCGATTATCTTCTGGTGCTTAATGCTGATCATCAGTATTAAATACATCGCGATCGTTATGCGTGCAGACAATAATGGTGAAGGTGGGATCATGGCTTTATTGGCCTTGAACCTACGTAAAGCGAAATTATCAGATACAAAAAAGATCTATCTCATTGCGATTGGTTTTATCGGGGCATCTTTATTCTTTGGAGATGGCATTATCACCCCAGCCATATCTGTTCTTTCCGCAGTTGAAGGCTTATCCATTGCCACCAATGTGCTTGATCCCTTCATTGTGCCAATTGCGATCGTGATTGTGATCACGCTGTTTTTGATGCAGAAACATGGTACAGCCTTTGTTGGTAAGTTTTTTGGACCAATAACTTTAGTCTGGTTTTTGTCACTCGGCATTTTAGGTATTGCCAGTGTGATACAGACACCTGTTGTACTGGGGATGGTGAGTCCACATTGGGCAATACAGTTTATTTTTACTCATCCAGTTCAGTCTTTCTTTATTATGGGTGCCGTGGTGTTAACGGTTACTGGGGGAGAAGCACTGTATGCAGACATGGGGCACTTTGGCCCACGTCCAATTCGGTTTGGATGGTTTAGTGTGGTGTTACCTTGCTTGGTTTTAAACTATGCAGGCCAAGGGGCTTTATTACTGCGAAATCCAGCAGCGATTGAAAATCCATTTTATTTATTGGTGCCAAGTTGGGCGTTATACCCGATGATTATCTTGGCAACGATGGCAGCGGTGATTGCTTCACAAGCGGTTATTTCTGGGGTGTTTTCCTTGGCACGCCAAGCAATTCAATTGGGCTATTTACCACGATTAAGTATTAAACATACCTCTGACTCAGAAGAAGGTCAGATTTATGTACCTTTTTTAAACTGGTTGTTGCTGATTGCAATTTTAATTCTGATTTTAATTTTTCAAACCAGTTCAAACCTTGCCAGTGCTTATGGTCTAGCTGTGACATTAACCATGCTGTGCGATACGATTTTGGTTGCTGTCTTTATTTACTATGCTTGGAAATGGAGCTTACCAAAGGTATTTTTACTCATCATTCCATTTTTCATTCTCGAGTCTGTTTTAGTTGCTGCTGCATCTTTAAAAATATTCGCAGGTGGTTGGGTGCCATTATTAATTGGTGCTGTTGCAATCGTTATCCTCATGACTTGGAAGCGGGGTCGTGAGCTCACATTCGCTAAGCTTGAACATGACACATTATCACTTGATTTATTCTTAAAAAGTATCGGTGATAGTGTATATCGTGTACCAGGAGATGCCATATTCCTGACAGGTACGCCAAATGTGGTTCCACATGCCATGTTGCACAATATTAAGCACAATAAAGTTTTACATGAGCGTAATATTTTGGTGACTGTGGTGATTGAAGATGTTCCTTTTGTCCCGCAAGAAGAACGCATTCATGTTGAAACTCTAGATCAGCAGTTTTATCGTATTAAAATTTTCTATGGTTTTAAAGATGAGCCGAATGTACCTCGTGCATTGGCTCAAGCCTATGAGCAACTTGAGTTTGAATATGATTTGATGCAGATTAGCTTCTTTATCTCACGTGAACGTATTATGCATAGTGTGGGGGATGGCATGGCCCCTTGGCGGGAGCATTTATTTATTTCAATGCAACGTAATACCAGCCCAGTCAGTGATTTTTATCAAATCCCGACCAATCGAGTGGTGGAACTGGGTAGCCAGATCGAAATCTAA
- a CDS encoding dihydrofolate reductase family protein produces MSNIVYIATSLDGYIADKNHQLDWLHEAAAADQSDFGFSEFLQRIDAMIMGRKTLETILGFNCKWPYQKPVFVLSHTLTNVPPTLQDKVFLEKGKPQDIVDRLNKNGYHNLYIDGGITIQNFLKEDMIDELIISTIPTLLGGGTPLFCDLITPLKFKYLKTEVYLDAIVKNYYVRN; encoded by the coding sequence ATGAGTAATATCGTATATATAGCAACAAGCTTAGATGGCTATATTGCTGATAAGAATCATCAACTTGATTGGTTGCATGAGGCCGCAGCAGCAGATCAATCAGATTTTGGTTTTTCAGAATTTTTACAAAGAATTGATGCAATGATTATGGGTAGGAAGACATTAGAGACTATTTTAGGTTTTAATTGTAAATGGCCTTATCAAAAACCCGTCTTTGTTTTAAGTCACACCTTAACAAATGTTCCCCCTACCCTACAGGACAAAGTTTTTCTTGAAAAAGGTAAGCCCCAAGACATTGTCGATCGCTTAAATAAAAATGGATATCACAATCTCTATATTGATGGAGGCATCACAATTCAAAACTTTCTGAAAGAGGACATGATCGATGAACTGATCATTTCAACAATACCCACTTTACTTGGCGGTGGCACTCCACTGTTCTGTGATTTAATAACTCCGTTAAAATTCAAATATTTAAAAACAGAAGTTTACCTTGATGCTATCGTTAAAAATTATTATGTACGCAACTAG
- the xseA gene encoding exodeoxyribonuclease VII large subunit codes for MSESQLSLSDYLATVQEIIRLTFDEPVWVKAEIRNLNIKGGHYYLELAEKEQDTDKVIASCKATIWKFTAAKMVLKFERESGIELSKDLNVLIKIRARFDPQYGFSVNIEDIDSSFTLGDIAKRYQQILARLSSEGLVQLNKQLPTPFDIENVLVIAPENAAGLGDFKKDADALHQAGVCHFVYHTATFQGNTAAHSIMESLSSGLRQWAKDYTRPPDLIVIIRGGGAVNDLAYLNDYDLATLLCKRKVPIWVGIGHEKDRTILDEIAHRSFDTPSKVIAGIRNLIAERSQDVISHLQTIKLLSQHQITAYQSQNDQLINIIKTLAQNQIMTSHMHLDTVKSTLQYFAKQQLKTASTQIEALLRETLLQNPKHVLAKGYAIVRSENKAIRSVQQVAATVSIEMQDGYIHANVSEVTHHE; via the coding sequence ATGTCTGAATCTCAACTTTCTCTAAGCGACTACCTCGCAACAGTACAGGAAATCATTCGCCTGACGTTTGATGAACCTGTATGGGTGAAAGCTGAGATTCGAAACCTCAATATCAAAGGTGGGCATTACTATCTAGAACTTGCTGAAAAAGAACAAGATACCGATAAAGTGATCGCAAGCTGTAAAGCCACAATTTGGAAATTCACTGCGGCTAAAATGGTGCTTAAATTTGAGCGCGAAAGTGGTATTGAACTATCAAAAGATTTAAATGTACTGATTAAAATCAGGGCGCGCTTTGACCCTCAATATGGTTTTTCGGTCAATATTGAAGATATAGATTCAAGCTTTACCTTGGGCGATATTGCGAAGCGCTATCAACAGATTCTTGCTCGATTAAGCAGTGAAGGATTGGTTCAGCTTAATAAACAACTCCCCACACCATTTGATATTGAAAATGTGTTGGTGATTGCACCAGAAAATGCAGCAGGTTTAGGTGATTTCAAAAAAGATGCCGATGCCTTACATCAAGCAGGCGTCTGCCATTTTGTTTATCACACCGCGACTTTCCAAGGTAATACCGCTGCACATAGTATTATGGAGTCTTTAAGCTCAGGTCTACGCCAATGGGCAAAAGATTATACGCGACCACCAGATCTAATTGTGATTATTCGCGGCGGTGGTGCAGTCAATGATTTAGCTTATTTAAATGATTATGATCTGGCTACCCTGCTATGTAAACGTAAAGTCCCGATTTGGGTCGGTATTGGTCATGAAAAAGACCGAACTATTTTGGATGAGATTGCACATCGTTCCTTTGATACACCCAGTAAAGTCATTGCAGGAATTCGGAATCTGATTGCAGAACGCTCGCAAGATGTTATAAGTCATCTTCAAACCATCAAACTATTATCCCAACATCAGATTACGGCCTATCAAAGTCAAAATGATCAGTTGATAAATATCATCAAAACACTGGCACAAAATCAAATCATGACCAGTCACATGCATCTTGATACCGTTAAATCAACGCTACAATATTTTGCAAAACAGCAGCTTAAAACGGCCTCGACCCAAATCGAAGCCTTACTGCGGGAAACATTACTGCAAAATCCAAAGCATGTTTTAGCCAAAGGCTATGCCATTGTGCGTAGTGAAAATAAAGCGATTCGTTCAGTCCAGCAAGTGGCAGCGACGGTCTCAATCGAAATGCAAGATGGTTATATCCATGCCAATGTAAGTGAGGTTACACATCATGAGTAA
- a CDS encoding thiol:disulfide interchange protein DsbA/DsbL codes for MKIFILTGAAAIFAVCSTHSMAADFVAGKDYTVVQNPVKTSAPANTIEVREFFWYGCSYCFKLEPHMQTWLKSIPKDVYFLRTPAAMNPMWEQGARAYYVSEALGVRKRTHLPLFHINFSGKEKVLQKEAFAKFFTQYGVSEAKFNSTYDSFPITAKIAESNQLAQKYQLTGVPAVVVNGKYIVQGGDNKVVQVVEYLVNKERKAQ; via the coding sequence ATGAAAATTTTTATTTTAACCGGTGCGGCTGCAATTTTTGCTGTATGTTCAACACATAGTATGGCTGCAGATTTTGTTGCTGGTAAAGATTATACCGTGGTTCAAAATCCAGTAAAAACATCGGCACCTGCCAATACAATCGAAGTGAGAGAGTTTTTTTGGTATGGATGCTCTTATTGTTTTAAATTAGAACCCCATATGCAAACTTGGTTGAAAAGTATCCCTAAAGATGTTTATTTTCTGCGTACGCCAGCGGCAATGAACCCGATGTGGGAACAAGGTGCGCGTGCATATTATGTGAGTGAGGCTTTAGGTGTACGTAAACGTACCCATCTACCGTTATTCCATATCAATTTCTCAGGCAAGGAAAAGGTTTTACAAAAAGAGGCCTTTGCCAAGTTTTTTACGCAATATGGCGTTTCTGAGGCAAAATTTAACAGCACGTATGATTCTTTTCCGATCACAGCAAAAATTGCAGAATCAAACCAATTGGCGCAAAAATATCAACTTACGGGTGTTCCAGCAGTTGTAGTAAATGGCAAGTATATTGTTCAAGGTGGAGACAATAAAGTTGTTCAAGTTGTTGAATATTTGGTGAATAAAGAACGTAAAGCGCAGTGA
- the fliP gene encoding flagellar type III secretion system pore protein FliP (The bacterial flagellar biogenesis protein FliP forms a type III secretion system (T3SS)-type pore required for flagellar assembly.), protein MSHKTFIKILIALFSVSISFNCFAAIEQPQQSNIMSMLNPTSTFVSLTVLSLIPLILIATTTFVRNVIVLSIMRQALGLQQTPPNIVLILLSFFLVMIVMGPTFEVINQVAFQPYLENKITIQDFFIKAWEPLKNFMITQTHQSDIKLIYELSKTSLPVDSASITPIKLIPAFMLSELKIAFQIGFVILLPFLVIDIIVASILMSLGMIMVPPITISLPIKLLLFLLIDGWSLLFEVLIRSAN, encoded by the coding sequence ATGAGCCATAAAACATTCATTAAAATCTTGATCGCTTTGTTTAGCGTAAGTATTAGCTTTAATTGCTTTGCAGCAATAGAGCAGCCACAACAAAGCAATATCATGAGTATGTTGAATCCAACGTCAACATTTGTTTCTTTAACGGTATTAAGTCTAATACCGTTAATTTTGATAGCAACGACGACATTTGTTAGAAATGTAATAGTCTTGTCAATTATGCGACAAGCATTAGGCCTACAACAGACTCCACCAAATATTGTACTTATTTTACTTTCTTTTTTTTTAGTAATGATTGTTATGGGGCCCACATTTGAAGTCATTAATCAGGTTGCATTTCAGCCATATTTAGAGAATAAAATTACAATACAAGATTTTTTTATTAAGGCTTGGGAACCTCTGAAAAATTTTATGATTACTCAGACACATCAATCTGATATCAAGTTGATTTATGAGTTATCAAAGACATCTTTGCCTGTTGATAGTGCTAGTATTACACCAATTAAATTAATACCAGCTTTCATGTTAAGTGAATTAAAAATAGCTTTTCAAATTGGTTTCGTTATCTTACTTCCTTTTTTAGTAATCGATATTATTGTTGCTTCTATTTTGATGTCTTTAGGCATGATCATGGTTCCACCAATAACGATATCCTTACCAATAAAATTATTACTATTCCTTTTAATTGATGGATGGAGCTTATTGTTTGAGGTATTAATAAGAAGTGCTAACTGA